One Pantanalinema sp. genomic window carries:
- a CDS encoding helix-turn-helix transcriptional regulator encodes MLAVLRAKKGRISQTELSRQTGITQKQLSALESGKTKGIEFSTLAKLCDFFGCTPNDLLAIEQEEPLTPAELAEADALIARSLARAMGQGAQSPEVIWERFELTRSRIAAEAEKVSEPGDRKRA; translated from the coding sequence ATGCTTGCAGTGCTGCGGGCCAAGAAGGGCCGGATCAGCCAGACTGAACTCTCTCGCCAAACGGGGATCACCCAGAAGCAGCTGAGCGCCCTCGAGAGCGGGAAGACCAAGGGGATCGAGTTCTCGACCCTGGCGAAGCTCTGCGACTTCTTCGGCTGCACGCCCAACGACTTGCTTGCCATCGAGCAAGAAGAACCCCTCACCCCGGCGGAACTCGCCGAGGCAGACGCGCTCATCGCCCGAAGCCTGGCACGGGCGATGGGACAAGGTGCCCAGTCGCCCGAGGTGATCTGGGAGCGATTCGAGTTGACCCGATCGCGGATCGCCGCCGAAGCGGAAAAAGTGAGCGAGCCGGGCGATCGCAAGCGTGCTTGA
- a CDS encoding putative toxin-antitoxin system toxin component, PIN family, producing the protein MLEVVLDTSVFTAALMSPNRESAPNRILDAWRGGRFTLVMAPQLLRELVATLRRRRIPDEVLEDLVEAIGLVALHIPGSYVATRLDAIDPADNMFLAAAIEGHADYLVSLDRHLLHLKHYHGSQIRTPALFLRQLNRP; encoded by the coding sequence GTGCTTGAGGTTGTCCTCGATACCTCGGTCTTCACGGCAGCCCTCATGAGCCCGAACCGCGAGAGCGCGCCGAACCGGATCCTGGATGCCTGGCGTGGGGGGCGCTTCACGCTGGTGATGGCGCCGCAGCTCCTGCGCGAACTCGTCGCGACGCTGCGTCGCAGACGGATCCCGGACGAAGTCCTGGAGGATCTGGTGGAGGCCATCGGCCTGGTGGCGCTGCATATCCCCGGGAGTTACGTGGCGACCCGCCTCGATGCCATCGATCCAGCGGACAACATGTTCCTGGCTGCTGCAATCGAGGGCCATGCCGATTACCTGGTGAGCCTGGATCGGCACTTGCTGCACCTCAAGCACTATCACGGCTCGCAGATCCGCACACCGGCCCTGTTCTTACGACAGTTGAACCGTCCATGA